The DNA sequence ATTGCACGCCCGGCTTCGCGTGCAGCATGGCGGGCGAGTTCTACCGCGCCGATCGTCGCCCCGCGGATGCCGCCGCCGATCGCCCCGACGAGCCGGAGGCGATCGACGACCCCCACGCCCACCATGGACCGAACGGCTTCGATCTGCATGCGCTCAGCGGCAATCTGTGCCGCTGCACCGGCTATCGGCCGATCCGCGACGCGGCATACGCCCTCGGGATGCCGGACCCCGACGACCCGCTCGCGGCGCGGCGGCGGTTCCCTGCGCCCGAGGCGTTCGTCACCGACACCACGGTCGACGGCCGGAGGTTCGTGCGTCCCGCCGAGCTGTCCGACGCGCTCCACCTGCTCCGCGTCGAGCCGACCGCGCAGATCGTGGCCGGCGCCACCGACTGGGGTGTCGAGGTGAACCTGCGCGCGGCCCGGGCCGATCTCGCGATCGCGATCGACCGGCTGCCCGAGCTGCGCACGCTCGCCGAGACGGACGAGGAGATCGAGATCGGCGCAGCCCTCACGATCGCGGAGGTGCAGCGTGCGCTCGCCGGGCGCGTCCCGCTCCTGGACCAGCTCGCCCCGCAGTTCGCCTCGCCGCTCATCCGCAACCGCGCCACGATCGGCGGCAACCTCGGCACCGGGTCGCCGATCGGCGACGCGAGTCCGGCGCTGCTCGCGCTCGGCGCGCGCGTCGTGCTCGCCTGCGCCGACGGAGAGCGGGTGATCGCCCTCGAGGACTACTTCACCGGCTATCGGAAGAGCGTCCGCCGCCCCGACGAACTCATCCGCGCGGTCCGCGTGCCGCTGCCCCTCGCGCGGGTCACCGCGTTCCACAAGATCAGCAAGCGCCGGTTCGACGACATCTCGAGCGTCGCGGTCGCGTTCGCCCTCGGCATCCGTCGCGGCGTCGTCACCGACGCCCGCATCGGTCTGGGGGGTGTCGCGGCGACGCCGATCCGCGCGCGCGCGACCGAGCAGGCGCTCGTCGGCCGGGAGTGGAGCATCCCGACGATCCGCGACGCCGCCGCCGTGCTCGGTGCCGAGGGCACCCCGCTCTCGGACCACCGTGCGAGCGGCGAGTATCGGGCGCTCATGCTCGGCAACGCGCTGCGCAAGCTCTACGCCCGCCGCCCGCACGCGGAGGCCGTCGCATGAGCGACCTCGCCGCGCGCCCTATCGACCCGGTCGTGGGCCGCCCGACGGCTCACGAGAGCGCGCGCCTGCACGTCACGGGCCGCGCGGTCTACACCGATGACCTCGCCGCGCTGCGTGCCGGAGTGCTCACAGCGTGGCCGGTGCAGTCCACGCACACGCACGCGCACGTGACGCTCGACGTGCTCGGCGCGTACAGCGTGCCCGGAGTCGTCCGGGTGCTGACGGCCGAGGACGTGCCGGGCGTGAACGACGCCGGCGTGAAGCAGGATGAGCCGCTCTTCCCGTCCGAGGCGATGTACCGCGGTCACGCGCTCGCGTGGGTGCTCGGCGAGACGCCCGAGGCCGCGCGCCTCGGTGCGGCGGCGGTCACGGTCGACTACGCGCCGCTGCCCTCGATCGTGACGATCACCGAGGCGATCGCGGCGGGCTCGTACCAGGGCGCCGCACGAACGGTCGCCCGCGGCGACGCCGAAGGCGCCCTCGCCGCGGCGCCGGTGGTGTTCGAGGGCGTCACCGAGTTCGGCGGCCAGGAGCACTTCTACCTCGAGACCCACGCGTCCCTCGCGCACATCGACTCCGAGGGCCAGGTCTTCGTCGAGTCGTCCACGCAGCACCCGAGCGAGACGCAGGAGATCGTCGCGCACGTCCTGCACGTGCCCTCGAACCGGGTCACGGTGCAGCAGCTGCGGATGGGCGGCGCGTTCGGCGGCAAGGAGATGCAGCCGCACGGGCTCGCCGCGATCGCCGCCCTCGGCGCGATGCTGACCGGTCGACCCGTCAGACTGCGGCTCACCCGGACCCAGGACCTCACGATGACCGGGAAGCGGCATCCGTTCCACATCTCGTGGCGCGCCGGCTTCGAGCCGGACGGCACGCTCCTCGCCCTCGACGCGACGCTGACCTCCGACGGCGGCTGGTGCCTCGACCTCTCCGAACCCGTCATGAGCCGGGCGCTCTGCCACCTCGACAACGCGTACTGGATCCCGAACGTGCGCGCGACCGGGCGGGTCGCGCAGACCCACAAGACCTCCAATACGGCGTTCCGCGGGTTCGGCGGCCCCCAGGGCGTCTTCCTGATCGAGGACATCCTCGGCCGCGCGGCCCCCGCGCTGGGGGTCGACCCCGCAGAGCTGCGGCGCATGAACTTCTACCGGCCCGGCCAGGCGACGCCCTACGGGCAGGTCGTGAAGGATGCCGAGCGTATGCCCGCGATCTGGGACCGGCTCCGCGCCGAGGCGGACGTCGACCGGCGGCAGGCCGGGATCGCGCAGTTCAACGCCGCCCACGAGGACACCAAGCGCGCCCTCGCGATGACCCCGATCAAGTTCGGGATCTCGTTCAACTTCACCGCGTACAACCAGGCCGGCGCTCTCGTGCACGTGTACAAGGACGGTTCGGTGCTCGTGAACCACGGCGGGACCGAGATGGGTCAGGGACTGCACACCAAGATGCTGCAGGTCGCCGCGACCGCGCTCGGCGTGCCGCTGAGCGTGGTCCGGCTCGCCCCGACGAGGACCGACAAGGTGCCGAACACGTCGGCGACTGCGGCCTCCTCCGGCGCCGATCTGAACGGCGCGGCCGTGAAGAACGCGTGCGACCAGATCCGCGAGCGGATGCGGCCGGTCGCCGCCGGGCTTCTCGAGGCGGATGCCGCGGACGTCGTCTTCGCCGGCGGCACGGTCTCGGCCGGTGGGCGTTCCGTGCCCTTCACGGAGGTCGTATCGGCCTCGTACTTCGCCCGCGTCCAGCTCTCTCAGGCGGGCTACTACCGCACCGAGGGCCTCCACTGGGACATCGAGCGCATGCAGGGCTCGCCGTTCAAGTACTTCTCCTACGGTGCCGCCGCCACCGAGGTCGAGGTGGACGGCTTCACCGGCGAGTACCGGATCCGGCGCGTGGACATCGTGCACGACGTCGGCGACTCGCTCTCGCCGCAGATCGACCTCGGGCAGGTCGAGGGAGGCTTCGTGCAGGGCCTCGGGTGGCTCACGCTCGAGGAGCTCCGCTGGGACGAGACCGACGGTCCCGGTCGGGGGCGCCTGCTGACGACCTCGGCGAGCACGTACAAGCTGCCGAGCTTCTCGGAGATGCCCGAGGAGTTCTCCGTGCACTTCTACGCCGATGCGCGGGAGGACGGCGCTGTGTACGGCTCGAAGGCGGTCGGCGAGCCGCCGCTCATGCTCGCCTTCAGCGCGCGCGAAGCGCTGCGGGAGGCTGTGGCGGCGTTCGGGCCGGGGGGTCGCACCGTCGAGCTCGCTTCCCCGGCGACCCCGGAAGCGGTCTTCTGGGCGATCGAAGCCGCGCGCTGAGGTCGGTGTGGACTGGGTCGACGAGCTCCGACGGCTGCGCGATGCGCGCAGCCCCGCGGTGCTCGTCACGCTCGCGGCGGTGCGCGGACACGCGCCGCGCAACGGCGGCGCGAAGCTCGTCGTCTCTCCCGGGGGGCTGTTCGGCTCGGTGGGCGGAGGGAATCTCGAAGCGACCGCGGTGGAGCGCGCCCGCGAGATGCTCGCCGCCGGAGATGACGAGCCGCAGCTGCTCACCCTCGCGCTCAGCGACAAGGCGGCGACGGATTACGGCATCCAATGCTGCGGAGGCGAGGTGACGATGCTGCTCGAACCGGTCCCGGTGGTCCCGACAGTGGCGATCTTCGGGGTAGGGCATGTCGGACTGGAGCTCGCCCGCATCCTCGCCCGGCAGCGGATGGAGCTGCACCTGATCGATGCGCGGCCCGAGATGCTGCATCCGGATCGCGTCGGGGATCCGGGCTCTACCGGGGTCTTCGCCGATGCGGTCGCGACGGTCAGCGTGCGTCACGCGCCGGTGCCGGAGGCGGCGCTCGGGCACCTTCCCGCCGGCGCCCACGTCCTGATCATGACGCACGACCACGGCGAGGACCTCGCGATCACCGACCAGGCGCTGCGCCGCGGCGACCTCGGCTCGATCGGGCTCATCGGGTCGCGTTCGAAGTGGGCGCGGTTCCGGGTGAAGCTGGGCGAGCTCGGGCATGCGGATGCCGATCTCGAGCGCGTGAGCACGCCGATCGGCATCCCGGAGGTGGAAGGCAAGGCCCCGGCGTCGATCGCCGTGAGCGTCGCCGCCCGCATCCTGCAACTGATCGAGCAGTCCCCGTCCCGCCCCTCCTAGCCGCGAGACTGCATCTGCGCGCCGAGACGCAGGGGATTCCCCTCGGTCTCGGCGTCCCGGTGCAGTTTCGCCGGGCGAAGAGACGGCGGAGGGCGGATGCCGAGGCTAGGCGGCGGCGCCGACCACGGCCGCGATCGCGGCCGTGAAGAACGGCAGGCCGTCCAGGCCCGAGCGCATCGCGGCGGGGGTGTTCGGGCCGAAGCCCTCCTCGACCGCGTGCTCGGGGTGCGGCATGAGGCCGACGACGTTGCCGTGCTCGTTCGTGAGGCCGGCGATGTCGCGCAGCGACCCGTTCGGGTTCACCCCGAGGTAGCGGAAGGCGACGAGCCCCTCGCCCTCCAGGCGGTCCAGCTCCGACTCGGACGCGATGTATCCGCCGTCCGCGTTCTTGAGCGGAATGACGATCTCCTGCCCGGTACGGAACTCGTGCGTCCACGCGGTGTCGGAGTTCTCCACGCGCAGTCGCTGGTCGCGGCGGACGAACTGCTGGTGGGCGTTGCGGATCAGCCCGCCCGGCAGCAGCTGCGCCTCGACCAGCATCTGGAAGCCGTTGCAGATGCCGAGGATCGGCATCCCGGACGCCGCGGCGTCCTTGACCTCGGCCATGATCGGCGCGAGCGCGGCGATCGCGCCGGCGCGGAGGTAGTCGCCGTAGCTGAAGCCGCCGGGCAGCACCAGGGCGTCGACGCCGTCCAGGTCGTGCGAGCCGTGCCACAGGGCGACGGGCTCGCCGCCCGCGAGCCGGATCGCGCGGTGCGCGTCGCGGTCGTCCAGCGATCCGGGGAACGTGATGACCCCGATGCGGGTGGTCACTCCACGACCTCGATGCCCACGACGTCTTCGATCACAGAGTTCGAGAGGATGTCGTCCGCGATCTCGCGGGCCTTGGCCAAGACGTCCTCGCCGACC is a window from the Microbacterium lacus genome containing:
- the xdhB gene encoding xanthine dehydrogenase molybdopterin binding subunit, with amino-acid sequence MSDLAARPIDPVVGRPTAHESARLHVTGRAVYTDDLAALRAGVLTAWPVQSTHTHAHVTLDVLGAYSVPGVVRVLTAEDVPGVNDAGVKQDEPLFPSEAMYRGHALAWVLGETPEAARLGAAAVTVDYAPLPSIVTITEAIAAGSYQGAARTVARGDAEGALAAAPVVFEGVTEFGGQEHFYLETHASLAHIDSEGQVFVESSTQHPSETQEIVAHVLHVPSNRVTVQQLRMGGAFGGKEMQPHGLAAIAALGAMLTGRPVRLRLTRTQDLTMTGKRHPFHISWRAGFEPDGTLLALDATLTSDGGWCLDLSEPVMSRALCHLDNAYWIPNVRATGRVAQTHKTSNTAFRGFGGPQGVFLIEDILGRAAPALGVDPAELRRMNFYRPGQATPYGQVVKDAERMPAIWDRLRAEADVDRRQAGIAQFNAAHEDTKRALAMTPIKFGISFNFTAYNQAGALVHVYKDGSVLVNHGGTEMGQGLHTKMLQVAATALGVPLSVVRLAPTRTDKVPNTSATAASSGADLNGAAVKNACDQIRERMRPVAAGLLEADAADVVFAGGTVSAGGRSVPFTEVVSASYFARVQLSQAGYYRTEGLHWDIERMQGSPFKYFSYGAAATEVEVDGFTGEYRIRRVDIVHDVGDSLSPQIDLGQVEGGFVQGLGWLTLEELRWDETDGPGRGRLLTTSASTYKLPSFSEMPEEFSVHFYADAREDGAVYGSKAVGEPPLMLAFSAREALREAVAAFGPGGRTVELASPATPEAVFWAIEAAR
- the purQ gene encoding phosphoribosylformylglycinamidine synthase subunit PurQ, whose product is MTTRIGVITFPGSLDDRDAHRAIRLAGGEPVALWHGSHDLDGVDALVLPGGFSYGDYLRAGAIAALAPIMAEVKDAAASGMPILGICNGFQMLVEAQLLPGGLIRNAHQQFVRRDQRLRVENSDTAWTHEFRTGQEIVIPLKNADGGYIASESELDRLEGEGLVAFRYLGVNPNGSLRDIAGLTNEHGNVVGLMPHPEHAVEEGFGPNTPAAMRSGLDGLPFFTAAIAAVVGAAA
- the xdhC gene encoding xanthine dehydrogenase accessory protein XdhC; the encoded protein is MDWVDELRRLRDARSPAVLVTLAAVRGHAPRNGGAKLVVSPGGLFGSVGGGNLEATAVERAREMLAAGDDEPQLLTLALSDKAATDYGIQCCGGEVTMLLEPVPVVPTVAIFGVGHVGLELARILARQRMELHLIDARPEMLHPDRVGDPGSTGVFADAVATVSVRHAPVPEAALGHLPAGAHVLIMTHDHGEDLAITDQALRRGDLGSIGLIGSRSKWARFRVKLGELGHADADLERVSTPIGIPEVEGKAPASIAVSVAARILQLIEQSPSRPS
- a CDS encoding xanthine dehydrogenase small subunit — protein: MEQDPDESALTVNGTERSLRGVPVHTNALEWLRSTGLPGSKEGCAEGECGACAVLMAMPDPDGGTAWTAVNSCLVPAYALVGQEVVTAEGLGAPEDLHPVQESLAAAGGSQCGYCTPGFACSMAGEFYRADRRPADAAADRPDEPEAIDDPHAHHGPNGFDLHALSGNLCRCTGYRPIRDAAYALGMPDPDDPLAARRRFPAPEAFVTDTTVDGRRFVRPAELSDALHLLRVEPTAQIVAGATDWGVEVNLRAARADLAIAIDRLPELRTLAETDEEIEIGAALTIAEVQRALAGRVPLLDQLAPQFASPLIRNRATIGGNLGTGSPIGDASPALLALGARVVLACADGERVIALEDYFTGYRKSVRRPDELIRAVRVPLPLARVTAFHKISKRRFDDISSVAVAFALGIRRGVVTDARIGLGGVAATPIRARATEQALVGREWSIPTIRDAAAVLGAEGTPLSDHRASGEYRALMLGNALRKLYARRPHAEAVA